A genomic segment from Gossypium hirsutum isolate 1008001.06 chromosome D04, Gossypium_hirsutum_v2.1, whole genome shotgun sequence encodes:
- the LOC107898661 gene encoding ATP-citrate synthase alpha chain protein 1: MARKKIREYDSKRLLKEHFKRLSGRDLPIKSAQITESTDFNQLVEKEPWLSSQKLVVKPDMLFGKRGKSGLVGLNLDFAQVIAFVKERLGKEVEMSGCKGPVTTFIVEPFIPHNEEFYLNIVSERLGCSISFSECGGIEIEENWDKVKTIFVPTGLLLTSETCAPLVATLPLEIKGEIEEFIKVIFNLFQDLDFTFLEMNPFTLVDGKPYPLDMRGELDDTAAFKNFKKWGNIEFPMPFGRVMSATESYIHGLDEKTSASLKFTVLNPKGRIWTMVAGGGASVIYADTVGDLGFASELGNYAEYSGAPNEEEVLQYARVVIDCATADPDGRKRALVIGGGIANFTDVGATFNGIIRALKEKESKLKAARMMLYVRRGGPNYQRGLAKMRALGEEIGIPIEVYGPEATMTGICQQAIQYISAAA, translated from the exons ATGGCACGCAAGAAGATCAGAGAGTACGATTCCAAGAGATTGTTGAAAGAACATTTCAAGAGGCTTTCCGGTAGAGATTTGCCAATCAAATCTGCACAA ATTACGGAATCAACTGATTTCAATCAGCTAGTAGAGAAGGAGCCATGGCTTTCGTCACAGAAACTGGTTGTTAAACCTGATATGTTGTTCGGTAAGCGTGGGAAGAGTGGTTTGGTTGGCTTAAATCTGGATTTTGCTCAAGTTATTGCTTTCGTGAAAGAGCGCCTTGGCAAAGAG GTGGAAATGAGTGGATGCAAGGGACCTGTTACAACTTTCATTGTTGAACCTTTCATCCCTCACAATGAAGAGTTCTACCTTAACATTGTCTCTGAACGACTTGGTTGCAGCATTAGCTTTTCAGAGTGTGGAGGGATTGAAATTGAAGAGAACTGGGATAAG GTCAAGACCATATTTGTCCCAACCGGGTTGCTTTTGACATCAGAAACTTGTGCTCCACTTGTTGCAACCCTTCCCTTGGag ATCAAAGGAGAAATCGAGGAGTTCATCAAAGTGATCTTTAATCTGTTTCAAG ATCTCGATTTCACTTTCCTCGAGATGAACCCTTTCACGCTGGTTGACGGAAAGCCTTATCCTTTAGACATGAGAGGCGAGCTGGATGACACTGCTGCTTTCAAGAACTTCAAGAA GTGGGGTAATATCGAATTCCCAATGCCTTTTGGAAGAGTTATGAGTGCAACCGAAAGCTATATTCACGGGCTAGACGAGAAG ACCAGTGCATCGTTGAAATTTACGGTGTTGAACCCTAAGGGACGCATTTGGACAATGGTAGCTGGAGGAGGTGCAAGTGTCATCTACGCTGATACG GTTGGAGATCTTGGTTTTGCTTCTGAGCTCGGAAATTATGCAGAATACAGTGGAGCACCCAACGAAGAGGAAGTATTGCAGTATGCCAGAGTAGTTATTGAT TGTGCAACCGCAGACCCTGATGGTCGCAAAAGAGCCCTCGTAATTGGCGGAGGAATAGCCAACTTTACTGATGTCGGTGCTACATTTAACGGCATTATCCGAGCCTTGAAGGAGAAG GAATCAAAGCTCAAAGCCGCTCGGATGATGCTATACGTGAGGAGAGGAGGTCCAAATTACCAGAGGGGCCTCGCGAAAATGCGGGCACTTGGAGAGGAAATCGGAATCCCTATCGAG GTTTATGGTCCCGAAGCTACGATGACCGGTATTTGCCAGCAAGCTATCCAATATATCAGTGCAGCTGCCTAA